Proteins from a genomic interval of Symmachiella macrocystis:
- a CDS encoding class I SAM-dependent methyltransferase, whose translation MPIHEQGAQQLNRRDQQTPDALPAEFLDHLRMLEDAYCQHDDPIRQSGFSGGAQRWRDERSPLLTAVDTDGDLLDVGCANGYLLQCLVGWAKERGITIVPHGVDCGPRLIEMARQRIPNAAQNFHLANAWDWNPPRGYRYVYTLGDCVPDAFLAPYCRRLLNQVVEPDGRLILGMYGSRSRNIPPIDLGRKLERLGFDVAGTTHGGDPPVTSFAWIDAGR comes from the coding sequence TTGCCGATCCACGAACAAGGTGCTCAACAATTGAATCGTCGCGATCAACAAACACCGGACGCGCTGCCGGCCGAGTTTCTTGATCATCTGCGCATGCTTGAAGACGCTTACTGTCAGCACGACGATCCCATTCGCCAGTCCGGGTTCAGCGGCGGAGCGCAACGCTGGCGCGACGAACGCTCCCCGCTTCTCACTGCCGTTGATACCGATGGCGATCTACTCGACGTTGGATGCGCCAATGGCTACCTACTCCAGTGTCTCGTCGGCTGGGCCAAAGAACGCGGAATCACAATCGTGCCGCACGGTGTGGATTGTGGCCCCCGCTTAATCGAAATGGCCCGACAGCGGATTCCAAACGCTGCACAAAACTTCCACCTCGCCAATGCCTGGGACTGGAACCCACCCCGAGGATACCGTTACGTCTACACGCTTGGGGATTGCGTCCCCGATGCTTTTCTCGCGCCGTACTGCCGGCGACTGCTCAACCAAGTCGTCGAACCCGATGGCCGCTTAATCCTCGGCATGTACGGAAGCCGCTCACGCAACATCCCACCCATCGATCTGGGACGGAAGTTAGAGCGGTTGGGATTTGATGTTGCAGGAACGACGCACGGTGGGGATCCGCCGGTGACGAGTTTTGCTTGGATTGATGCGGGGCGGTGA
- the rpmA gene encoding 50S ribosomal protein L27 — MAHKKGQGSSRNGRDSNAQRRGIKKYGGESVTPGNILIRQCGTKWHPGRNVGMGKDYTIFALVEGTVVFDQKGRRINVEMAEAN, encoded by the coding sequence ATGGCACATAAGAAGGGCCAAGGGTCCAGTCGGAACGGTCGCGATTCGAATGCGCAGCGGCGCGGCATCAAAAAATATGGTGGCGAAAGCGTTACGCCCGGCAATATTCTGATTCGTCAGTGCGGCACCAAATGGCATCCGGGTCGCAATGTCGGCATGGGAAAAGATTACACGATCTTTGCCCTGGTCGAAGGGACGGTTGTCTTCGACCAAAAGGGTCGTCGCATCAACGTCGAAATGGCCGAAGCCAACTAG
- a CDS encoding PEP-CTERM sorting domain-containing protein: MIRILMLVTVVLAVCGVDARAGFIDFDSGYVDLQMIDSPIDTGDNLVTMTTYGPAANPSGLPYIAAVGLPRSAFTTSFNPDLTNDDVINGRGGSFFMTDEHVTDTGIYASNYLFEFANGITELSLDIFDFRIDGGAQGTSNAPLDSATATLTLFADQAMTNIVGMSSLTVNMQSQPIDGNWEFLQVFAAGFAVKAVLELGDLDRGVGVDNIGFVTQPPPANPVPEPSAIVLLGIGGISFALFGCLRRRHLMQRT, translated from the coding sequence ATGATCAGAATTTTGATGCTCGTTACGGTCGTGTTGGCCGTTTGCGGGGTCGACGCCCGCGCAGGATTTATTGACTTTGATAGCGGCTATGTCGACCTGCAAATGATCGACAGCCCCATCGACACGGGGGACAACCTCGTCACGATGACTACTTATGGACCCGCAGCCAATCCCAGCGGCCTGCCATACATTGCCGCCGTTGGTTTGCCGCGCAGTGCGTTTACGACTTCATTCAATCCCGACCTGACCAATGATGATGTGATCAACGGCCGGGGTGGATCGTTCTTCATGACCGATGAACACGTCACCGACACCGGTATTTATGCTTCGAATTACCTGTTTGAATTTGCAAACGGCATCACCGAACTGAGCCTCGATATTTTTGACTTCCGCATCGACGGCGGAGCACAAGGCACTTCGAACGCGCCCCTCGATTCGGCGACCGCAACGCTGACGTTATTCGCCGACCAAGCGATGACAAATATCGTTGGTATGTCGTCGTTAACGGTGAACATGCAAAGTCAACCGATTGATGGCAACTGGGAATTTCTTCAGGTCTTCGCTGCCGGATTCGCCGTCAAAGCTGTGTTGGAATTGGGCGACCTAGACCGCGGCGTGGGGGTCGACAACATCGGATTTGTCACCCAGCCGCCGCCGGCGAATCCAGTCCCCGAACCATCCGCCATTGTGCTACTGGGCATCGGCGGCATCAGCTTTGCACTCTTTGGCTGCCTCAGACGCAGGCATCTGATGCAAAGAACATAG
- a CDS encoding TrmH family RNA methyltransferase → MTEFVHQRYKPLSPLDQPRELIVACPPLRSNVNLSRIIRAAGCCGVMRVLCTGTAKVIRKIARDGADAVEVEVHRTLEPQLKKLRSEGYALVGLEQTSGSQSLFDYPFARKTVLVLGNERTGITEEILALLDATVEIPTYGMPYSHNVATAAAMGVYEYCRRYPRG, encoded by the coding sequence ATGACTGAATTCGTCCATCAACGCTACAAGCCGCTCAGCCCGCTCGATCAACCCCGCGAACTGATCGTCGCCTGCCCGCCGCTGCGGAGCAACGTGAACCTCTCGCGCATCATCCGCGCCGCCGGCTGTTGCGGCGTGATGCGCGTGCTCTGCACGGGCACCGCCAAGGTGATCCGCAAAATCGCCCGCGACGGCGCCGATGCCGTCGAAGTCGAAGTGCACCGCACACTCGAACCGCAACTCAAAAAACTCCGCAGCGAAGGCTACGCACTGGTCGGCCTAGAACAAACCAGCGGCTCACAATCCCTATTCGACTACCCCTTCGCCCGCAAGACAGTCCTCGTCCTGGGCAACGAACGCACCGGCATCACCGAAGAGATCCTCGCACTCCTCGACGCAACAGTTGAGATCCCGACCTACGGAATGCCCTACAGCCACAACGTGGCGACAGCGGCAGCGATGGGGGTTTATGAGTACTGCCGGCGGTATCCGCGCGGGTGA